From the Lactuca sativa cultivar Salinas chromosome 9, Lsat_Salinas_v11, whole genome shotgun sequence genome, the window tgttttaacagTCATGACATAACATGTTGATTTTATAGAAGTGACTGATGAGCATTCATCTTATTTATGGGCTACACAGGAGATACTTGATTGTTTGGAATTAGAAACATCTTTTCCGATTTTCAATAATAGAAGTCGCAACATATAAGTTAAGTTAATGGTGGGTAATGGATGAATTAAGTTCGAGGTTGTCATGAACTAAAAAGGTAAAGGTACATATTCATAAATGTACGGTTTTAATGTAAAGAAAGTATCACTTTAAGAACACTATAATAACAACAAAATAATCATAAGTGTAGTTAAGGCAAAATGGTTTTTGCAGGGTAAGAATTATATAGATGAATGTGGTGTCACATGAGGGGACGATGAAGAACAAAAGATGGTACTCTGTAACGGTGTGGAAATGTAACTACAACGTTGGATTTTATTCGGTTATTCCTCTCATGCTGATTTGCAGCtttcttttatttatattaatgttttTGAAATTATGACTTGGGTGATGTTTGTTTTTTCAAAGCGAAAATGTTTGAAGTCTGCAGGCTACCTCTGCAACCCTCTGTAGCAAAAGAGGTGGACTAAACGGCTACAACATGTAATAaaaagtttgtttgttttttaacgtctgtAGATTACTGCATTGTTTTTTAACGTATGTGAAGAGATTGATGAAGTTTTAAAAGGAAACTTGATCATGAAAGGACTAAATTCTTCTTGTCATCTTCAATATGAATATGGTTAcaaccttttatttttatttttcatggtTAAAACAAAGTGTGTTTtcaatattatatcaaattttgtAGGTATTGGAAGAACCTATGAGTGGATGATCATCGACACCATTGGTcccaaaagcatttaaaaagtatattattatattattgtatttgttttcttttcttattAGCGTATTGTATTGTAAACTCATTCAAACCCATGTCAATCAGGAGGTTTttactagttattattattattcctgGACATTATTTGTGTCCAAAAATTTGTAATCCTTTTTATCATACATCAAATCAAACATTAAAATGCGAATTTTATTTGTTATTCAGAAAAAAATTATGCTACTTCTGTCTCTACATTTGattatttagtttatttataatattattttattattatacaaatatatttatatattgaaATTTAATGAATACatgtttaatatatttttttgaataACTTTTATATTCTGAAACAAATTAACATAAGATTTCAAAAAGTAACTGTTAAATTGTAAGTAGgactttttttgaaaaaaaaatattggtaTTAAACTTATATAGGATAGTTGTAAAATTTTATGTGATATAATTgaaaaactatttttatttttatcgcAACAGTTCAAATTATAGACCTTAACTAAAAACATCAAGTTAGTTTTTTCTGACAAAtgtctttaaaaaaatataacattaatcaTGTCTTTGTATCTTAGTTACACAAGAGTTATAGTTGAATTGGTATAAAAACATATGGTCCTAACTTGTTTCAAACTCCACAAACCCGGGTTCTAGTCATATTAATGGGAAGTAATTCGTACACAACAGTTTTTTTGCTATACACTaacaattaaaatataacattttaaaacaccAATTACTGTGTATAgagaaaaattgttgtgtacggatCAATTTCCTGTGTTAATGGTCAAACAAAAAGACTATATGTTATTTTCCTAATTTTTTTATATACACCAAGTAAACACATTTTAATTATCTTAATGGTCAAGGAAATTGTTATAAAAACATATGGTCCAACTTGTTTTTCAACGATGGTCCAACTTTTGGTTTTTTCACATCATTGGGTTTTTTTACATCGTGTATTGGTTTTGGTATTTAATTAATACCCCTAAAACTTACTCAAGTTTTTGACATTGTAAGAACCGCCCTATATACACATGATATGTAGTTGAATGATGTTGTGAATTgttatttacatggttattcatgAGATGCAGATCATTGTCTATGATATGCATGAAGAGTGCGCCGTCCGATTCAAGAAACTTATTTCGACATATTTCGAGAGTATAAACACTAGTTAAGTGGAGAACAGATCCTTCCTTCCCAGCtcaaaaacatcaagaaatcttgatttaaaaaacaaacatatatgGAATGGATGTTTTCCCCGAAGAGCGTTAAATCGTTTTTTCTCGCTTGTAAAGATACCCCAGCCGTCGCAAAGATCCATGCTTTGCTGATAGTTTCCGGCTACATTAATACTGGGAATTGTAATACCCAACTCATAGCCTCGTATTCTAGAACTGGGGATATTGAACTTGCTCACAAGGTGTTTGATAGAATTCCTAAGAAACGGGTGGATGCTTGGAACGCTATGCTAATCGCTTACTCTCGTAAAGATAGTCCTGGTGAAGTAATTAATCTATACCATGAATTGAATTCTGAAGGAATTAGACCTGACAGCTCCACTTTCACGGTGGCACTCAAGGCCTGCACAAGCATGATGAACTTGGAACTGGGAGAAGAGATTAGAAAGCAAGCAATCGAGTACGGGTATGAACATGATGTGTTTGTAGGATCTTCACTGTTGAATCTCTACGCAAAGTGTGGGAAAATGAACGACGCACTTAAAGTGTTTGAGAAAATGCCAAGAAGAGATGTTGTTTCATGGACTACGATGATAACAGGGTTTGCTCAAAGTGGGAGAGGCGATGAAGCCATAGATATATATCGGCTTATGCAAAAGGAAGGCATGAAAGGAGATCGAATTGTGATTTTGGGTTTGATTCAGGCTTGTGCCAATGTTAACGATACAAAATTGGGTCTTTCTGTACATGGCTATCTAATTAGAAGTCATCTTCTTCCCATGGACGTAGTAATTCAAACCAGTCTTGTAGACATGCATACAAAAACTGGAAACATTGAGCTTGCAGCTCGAGTATTCAAATCAATCCACTACAAGACTATAGTTGCTTGGAGTGCCTTAATTTCTGGTTATGCTCAAAATGGGTTTGCTATTAACGCATTTGATTTATTAGTAGAGATGCAAAGCTTCGGATT encodes:
- the LOC111885504 gene encoding putative pentatricopeptide repeat-containing protein At3g25060, mitochondrial, which translates into the protein MEWMFSPKSVKSFFLACKDTPAVAKIHALLIVSGYINTGNCNTQLIASYSRTGDIELAHKVFDRIPKKRVDAWNAMLIAYSRKDSPGEVINLYHELNSEGIRPDSSTFTVALKACTSMMNLELGEEIRKQAIEYGYEHDVFVGSSLLNLYAKCGKMNDALKVFEKMPRRDVVSWTTMITGFAQSGRGDEAIDIYRLMQKEGMKGDRIVILGLIQACANVNDTKLGLSVHGYLIRSHLLPMDVVIQTSLVDMHTKTGNIELAARVFKSIHYKTIVAWSALISGYAQNGFAINAFDLLVEMQSFGFKPDTTSIVGILLASSQIGSLKLSKSLHGYVIRTLALNQILGTTLIDTYSKCGSLPYARNVFDEIPLKDTVMWNTMIASYGSHGHGNEALLVFHNMLESKSKPDHTTFASLLSALSHAGLVEEGRLCFKLMVHEYNINPTDKHYACMADLLARGGHVEEAYNLIGSMKTEPGLAFWVALLSGCHNHGKFSIGEMVTKKILELNPDDNSGIYALISNFYAKAKKWDEVADVRNKMKRSGTKKLPGNSVVEVNGKLHAFLMEDKSHFQYQEILKILKILDFEMTSTDVTITTIHTSYENEVKGR